ACTATCCCGGGAAGAGACCCTGAAAGGGATGACGCTTTGGGCGGCCTATTCCAATTTTGAGGAAAATGAAAAGGGGAGTATCGAAGTCGGAAAACAAGCCGATTTTGTGATTCTTAGCGAGGACATGATGACCATTCCCCATAAAGCCATTCCAAATCTTAAGGCGGAACAGGTTTTTTTGGGTGGGGAGCAAGTGAAATAGGCAAACAAACAAATACCAATTACCTGTTTTGACCTCCATCGGGCGATTAGCAATGTATTTTATAGCGATATAAATAAGTTGGCGGTAATTAAAACAAACCTAACATTGAAAAATCCCATCATTACATGCTCGGTATTGGTGTTTGTACTATGTATAAATGCTTGTAAAACAGAAAATTCGACTGAAAAAGAGCATGGCTCTTCAACCCAGGAGGGCCTCTATTTTGGGCAAAAACCGCCGGGTTTACTTCCTGAACTATTTGCGCCAGGTCTCGTTTCCATTGAAGGGCGATATGAGTTTGGAATTTCGTTCGCTCCCAATCTCAATGAAGTGTATTTTTCAGCCAAGGAAGTAGATGAAACCACAGTTATTCATTACTCAAGACTCAAAGATAAAAAGTGGTCACCCATCAAAAAGGCAGATTTCACAAAAGGGGAAAAAGACACTGAAATGAAGCCATTTGTCAGTTTGACTGAAGATAAAATATACTTTACAGCCTATAACGCCGAATCGAGAAATACAAAAATTTGGTATGTAACCCGTACCAAGGACTCTTGGAGTAGTGCAAAAAAACTAGAAACGCCCATAAATGGGGATCGAGTATTTAACTTAAACCAAGGAAAAAGCGGAGATTTTTATTATACCAATATTGCCAAGCGTAAAATGTTTTATACCCCCAACGTAAATTCTGGGTTTTCGGAAGTAAAAGAGATGAATATTGAATTTGGCATTCAGGGTTTCATCTCACCTTCGCAGGATTACCTGGTCGTAAATGCGAGAAACAAAGAAGAGGAATCGCGAAAGGATAACGACCTTTATGTGTACTTTAAAGGGAAAGACGGGACATGGTCAAAACCCATTGATCTTGGGAAGGAAGTAAACTCCCCCTTTTCAGAAACCGTTCCGAGCATTACACCCGATGGAAAGTATTTGTTCTTTAGTAGATATAACGAAGAAGGAGGATTATCCAACTTTTATTGGGTGAGCACGGAAGTTATTGATAAAGTAAGACCAAAACCATAAAACCAACGCCAACAAGGCGGTTGGCCGTCAGTTTAAAAAAATCAAATAGCAAACTCGTACCTATTTAAAGCAACCCTATGACCACTTTGCACATCTTAAGGGAAAGACAACCTTAATTTGGATGTTTGATCCATCCAAATAAATCGTTTCCTATAAGATCAATATATATAGTGCTATGAATATGAGACAGAGTTTTAAAATTGGAATACGGCTTTTCATTCTCGGATTGCTATTCCTAGGTGCTGTTAGCTGCGACAATGACGACGAATCTTCCCTGTCGGAATTAACATCGGAATTGGAAGGTAGTTATACTGGAGTTTTTACTGTGGAATATTCCGAAGATCCGATTTTCTATGACCAATTGGTGCTTACAAATGAAGTCACCATCGAATTTGAAAATGGAACTTTTACGTGCTCAAATGGAGAAAACTTTATTCCCGCAGGAGGAAGTGGGACATATGAAATGAACGGAACCAAAATCGCCTTTAACGATGAGAATGGATGGTTTGCCAATTTTGATTGGAATCTGATTTTGGATGGGGAGTATAACATTGGGGAAAGGAATTCTGAAATCGTAATCTCAGCCCGTAAGGGAATTGGATCTTATACGTATCGATTAGCTAAACCCTAAAAACCGAACCGCCAACACAATACATAGTGCAGGTGTGGATTTGGTAATATGCCAGGCGCTGATTCCCAAACTGTTTTAAACTACTTTATCCAAGCGGAACAAAAGTTTAAAAACTACCGCTAATAAGGGCTATAATTAACCGATGTAATTGGCGGTCAAGTAACTGCAATTCATTAACTTCAAAGTTAGAAGCCTTCAATGGCTCGATTCCTGTCTGCCGGAAGGTAGGTGATTTGGCCAGAAATCCAATGATTTCCTTTTGTGCCTTCCTCGTGCCAATACTCGTTGGAGGCCAGAAATCATGGCCGAGACCATTGTGTGCAAGCCAAAACGGCATTGTCAATAGGGTGTAAAGCGTCCATAGTTCGACATTTTTATGAGTAAGTAACCAAATCAAAAGGCACCAATGGATATGGAAACCATTAGTTTAAGAAAGGCAACCATAAAAGACAGGGCATTAGTCATTGACTTTGATTATAACCTGGATAAAGTTGAGCATATCCAACTAAAGAGAGCGGAAAAGATAACAAAAGCAATAATCGATAAGGAGTGCTTTATCATCTTGGCAGATAACAGTGTAATTGGTTTTGTCATATTTGATTATCGTTTCTTTGGTCTGGGATGGATAGAACTCATTATTGTAGGGGAAAAACATAGAGGAAAAGGAATAGGTGGACAAGCGATTGACCTTATATGCCAACAAAGTAAGACAGATAAGGTGTTTACTTCAACCAATAGTTCCAATATTCAAATGCAAAAAGCATTGGGTAAGGTTGGTTTTTCTTTTGCAGGTGAAGTAAACGGTTTGGATGAAGGAGACCCTGAACTATTTTACTATAAAGAGATTAACCATAAGAAAGCGAAAAATTAAACTCAAAAACAAAATGCCGGCACACAACAATCGCTAGCGGCAAGATGAAAACCGAACACATGGATGCGACCGCCTTCATTCCGGAAAAGACAGAACCATCGGTTATTTGAGACCGTTGTAACACCAGAAATTCAAGAATACATGAAAAAGGTACCGGTTATGACCCATTCGTTCCCCATACTACTTTTAGGTATGCTGGTATCCCTTTTGCTTAGCTGTCAAAGGACATCGGCACAATTGAAACCCACGATTTTCGAACCGAAAAACATATCCACCGATTCCATAGAATATGCACCAAGCTTTTCGCCTTCAGGTTCGGAAATATACTTCTCGAAAAGTAATGATCAATGGGGAAAGGGTGGGATGAGGAGTGCCATCCATTATTCGGTCAAAACGGACCAAAAATGGTCGAAGCCGAAATTGGCGTCCTTTTCCGGTCAATATGATGATAGTGCCCCCCATATCACCAATAAGGGAAGGACGCTATATTTTATTTCCCAAAGACCTTCAGCCAATGGGCAACACACTTCTCAGGATATATGGAAAGTGGAAAGGGATGAAAATGACAAATGGGGAACCCCCATGAGGCTGGACAGTCCCATCAATTCCTCGGCAAATGAGTATTGCCTACGGATCGATGGCTACGGCAATCTATATTTTGCGTCCGACCGTAAAGGAGGATACGGCCAAGGCGACCTGTACGTGGTTAAAAAGACAACCAATGGGTATAGTGCTCCCATCAATTTGGGGAAGTCGTTCAATACGGAAAAAGGGGAATGGAACCTGGAAGTGAACAAGGAAGGCAATATGATCATTTTTGAAGCTTCCGAAAGAGCACAGAACCGCTCTTTTTATGGGGATCTCTATATAAGTTTCAAGCTAAATGGCAAATGGTCTTTACCCCAAAATATTCAGGAGATAAATACGACAGGGAGCGATCTTTATCCAGAATTGCGGGAGGGCGAAAATAGGCTGTATTTCTCCAGTAGTGATAGTTTGAGAAGTGTCCGAACAAATATTTATTTCACTGAATTTAGCAGCCTAAAGGATAAATACGGTAAAAGTGCGGTTTTTCCGAAGTGAGCAAAAAATAGAAATAGTGCCAGAGGCCATAATTTCCGAACATAATTGGCAAGCAAGTAGCTGCAATTTGCTAACTTCAGGCTTATCAACGGGCAAGGGCTTTTACTTGCTTCCACTGTGTACATGGGCGCAGTTTGGAATCCAAAGGCTTCCTTTGGTTACCGATAGGAGGCAAGAATGAATCATGGCGATATTGTTGGTAATAATCCACCAACATAACTATTGAAAATTCGATGTATGGAGAAAACCTGGATACTAATAATGGCTATAGTAATTTTTTTACTACTAAATTTTCTTTACTACAAAAGCCTTAAAGGTTAGATCAAAAAGGAGTTCGGTAAGAAATGGTTAAAGATTTGGGGAAACAAAGTTTATTTCTGGCAAAGTTCAATTTTCGTTAGCGCTACAAGTACAGTTTTGATACTGTATCTTTTAAAATGGGCCAATATTTTGACTTTTTAATGAAAATCCACAGGAAAAACATTGCCCTTGTGCTAAAAAGACTATGAGCCATAGGGACAAAGATTCATTGTGGTTTTGTGACAAATCCAGATTATGACCTAGACTGTTAACAGCAATCCATCGAATAAGATATGAAACAGAATTACAAAAAATCACCTATAGAAATATTGAAGGAATCTACAAATGAGGAGGAAGTACATTTAGGTGTTATCAAGGGTGCAATTTCAGCTATACCGTTTATTGGTGCTGTAATGAACGAACTAATATTTGAAGTCCCGAATAGAATTCAACAAAAACGAATTAACGAGACTGTCGCCATACTTCAAGAAAAATTTAAAGTCATTGAGAAGGACAAAATCGATAAAGAATATTTAGAAAGCAATGACTTTTACGATTTCTTAAAGGAGTTTTGGCGCAGTTCTTTGAATATTAGAAACAATCAAATAAGAGCATCACTTGCAAATGTGTTTATTGACTCCTGCATAAATAAAGAAGATTATGATTTAAGTGTGAATCGACTTTTCATGAATTTTTTAGTCGATTTTTCTCCTATCCAAGTAGTCATACTAAGATTTATAGACGATTCGCCAGAATTGCTCGATAAAATTGAAACCTATGATAATTTCTTCAAGCAATATAATGAATACGGTAAAAAGGTTAATGTTGATAAATATGAATTCAAATATTATTGCATCGACCTTTATAATAAGGGCTTAATGACAAGCGATGGAGATTTAAGAGACTTTGGAGTTGAAGATTATATACTTTACGATGATAGATATGTTAAACCATCTGTATTCATAACAGATTTGGGTAACAGCTTTATTGAATTTATAAAAAGTGGAATCTAAAAACTGCTGCGAACCTAAGATGACGAAAAACTCAAATAAGGACAGGTGCCTGACCTATTTAAGAAAGTATGCCGAAAAAGATTTGGACGCCATTACAGAACTATTTTCTGAAAACATCGTATTGCGGGATTGGAAGATTCGGGTGGAGGGAAAGCAGAAAGCCCTGGAAGAAACGCAAAAGAACTTTGAAGCCGCTGATTCCATAGCCATTGAGGTACTCTCAACCTACGGGAATGAAAATACGGTGGCCGCAGAATTGAAAATTACCGTAGATACTGTGGAAGAACTTTACGTTGTCGATGTGATTACATTTGATGCCAACGGCCAAATTGCATCAATTCGAGCCTATTTGGGCAGGGGTGACGGGTAGAAGCTGTCATAAAGCGCTTAAATACTCAACAACATAAAAAACCCAAAGGAAAAAATCCGTGTTTATAGTTGTTGCCTAAGTTGTCTGTAGGTTTTGGTTATGGATACCATTTCACCATCAAAAGACATTTCGCCTTGTACGGTCAATAATTCGTTTTCAACACCGAGCTCCAAACTAATTATGGTATTGTCTTCCGTGGTATAGTTCAAGGGGACTTGGGGAGTAGCATCCCCTTCACTGCTAAAGATGGTTACCGGCCTCCAGGATGCGTTAAGAATTTGTTGAACTACAACACATTCGCCACTTTCATTGACTTCGTAGGTATGGATTTCAGCATTGTAATTGGGATCGGCTTCACTAAACCAGTACAAAATCAATGTACTTTCTTTATCACATTCGGTAAGGGTTTGGGCAGTTCCGTTTACAATGGAACTTTCCAGTTTCCAGACCCCAAAAAACAAATTTGGGTCTGCTGTATCAGGAACATCATCTTCCGTACAGGAAAAAAAGAAGCCGATTACTGCCAATACATAGACGTGTTTTAGTTTTTTCATGCCTCTTTTTGTTTATTTTAAAGATAGCTTTTTTTGGCTAAGTCAACAATCCAGACGACACCTAATTGCATTAAAAAACTCCTAAACCAAAGGCTTAGGAGCTTAAGGGTTTATGAGGTGGGATTTTTTAGAACATCACTGGAGTGGCAACCCGGGTGGTTCCCCAGCCCATGATCAGATGGGCGCCGCCATCCACTTCCTTAAATGCCATGGAAAAGGCTTCCAATGCCTCATCCCCAGTGGAAACACTGGAAGTAACCCGAACCAAATCGGCCGAATTGTCATAGGAATAGGCTCCCCATTGGTTTAGATTTTTGTTCAAAATAACGGTCCATTCCCCATCACCGGGAATTGTAAATAAAGAATATGTGCCAGCCGCTACTTTTTCACCACCAAAAGTGGCATCCTTGTAAAAGGTAATCTCAGCCGCTTCATTGGCTCCCGTACGCCATACCTTGCCAGATGGGGCCAAAGTACCCATATCACGTCCCTTGAGTTGTGGACGACTGTAAATGACACGGACCGCTTTGTTGGATTCCTTGTAACTGGATGGGAAAGCGGCAATGTCCGCGGGACTCTTGTCCAACCCGCTAAATTTTTGTGCTGTGGCTTCCGTGGTTACCAAGGCCAGAGCAAAGAATGTAAGTGCAAATAGATTTTTCATAAGTTTTGGATTTTTTCAACTCCCAAAACTAGAGTTTATAAGTCTTGCCCTTTTTTAAAAATGAGTTAAAATTTGCAGGCTTTCAGATTAACTTTGATTTCCTCCGTTTTCATTGGTTTAGATTTCATATTTATTATTTTTTTTGATTAATTGTTTCAATCTAAAACTATTTTGGGTTTATTTGTTTGATATCATAAATTATAAATGGAGATTTGTATCATAATTGGAATTAACAAAATAAGTTATGTGTGGAATTGTATGTGCGTTTGATTTAAAGGAGCCTTCAGGGAAACTTCGTCCACAATTGTTGGAAATGTCCAAAAAAGTGCGGCATCGCGGGCCGGACTGGAGTGGTATTTATGCTGATGAAAAGGCTATTTTGGCCCATGAACGATTGGCCATTGTAGATCCTGCTTCCGGAAAACAACCCTTGTTCAGTGAGGATGGGAAATTGGTGTTGGCGGCCAACGGGGAAATCTATAACCATAGGGAACTTAGGAAACGATTTGAAGGCGATGGGCTAAATGGGTCCAAACCGAAATATAAATTCCAAACACAATCGGATTGTGAAATTATTTTGGCGCTGTACCGGGAAAAAGGGGTGGATTTTGTGGACGAAATGAACGGAATCTTTGGTTTTGCCCTTTATGACAGCGAGAAGGATGAGTATTTTATTGCCCGTGACCATATGGGAATCATTCCCCTTTACATTGGCTGGGATAAGAACGGTACGTTTTACGTGGCTTCGGAACTAAAGGCATTGGAAGGTACCTGTTCCAAAATAGAACTTTTTCCACCAGGGCACTATATGCACAGCTCCACAGGGGAATTTGTACAATGGTATAAGCGTGATTGGATGGCGTATGAAGAAGTGAAGGAGAATGAAACCAGTATCCAGGCACTTCATGATGCCTTGGAAGCAGCGGTGAAGCGACAGTTAATGTCCGATGTGCCTTATGGTGTGCTTCTTTCTGGAGGCTTGGATTCATCGGTAACCTCGGCCATTGCGAAGAAATATTCACAAATGCGGATAGAATCGGGAGATACCACGGAAGCCTGGTGGCCCCAGTTGCATTCATTTTCCGTAGGTTTGGATGGTTCTCCGGATTTGGCGGCCGCACAAAAGGTGGCAGATCATATAGGAACCATCCACCATGAAATAAAATTTACCATCCAAGAAGGATTGGATGCCGTACGGGATGTTATCTACAATTTGGAAACCTACGACATCACCACCATAAGGGCTTCAACGCCAATGTACCTCATGGCCAGGGTAATCAAATCCATGGGGATAAAAATGGTACTTTCAGGGGAAGGGGCCGATGAGCTTTTTGGTGGATATCTCTATTTTCACAAAGCACCGAGCCCAAAGGATTTTCATGAGGAAACCGTTCGTAAATTGGACAAACTCCATATGTACGATTGTCTTAGGGCCAATAAATCCCTTGCTGCATGGGGAATTGAAGGCCGTGTTCCCTTTTTGGACAAAGAATTTATGGATGTGGCCATGCGCATCAATCCAAAGGATAAGATGATCACTACGGAGCGTATGGAAAAATGGGCCGTACGCAAGGCTTTTGAGGACTACCTGCCGGAAAGTGTGGCGTGGCGTCAAAAAGAACAGTTTTCCGATGGGGTCGGTTACAGTTGGATAGATACCTTAAAAGCTTTGGTGGATGAAAAAATCAGCGATGAACAAATGAAGAATGCCCATTTTAAGTTTCCCATCCAAACACCAACGACCAAGGAAGAGTACTACTACCGCTCCCTATTTGAAGAACATTTCCCTTCCGATGCGGCTGCATTGAGTGTGCCCCAGGAACCTTCGGTGGCCTGTAGCACCAAGATTGCCCTGGAATGGGACGAGGCCTTTAAAAATATGAACGATCCTTCTGGACGTGCTGTTGCCCAGGTCCATGAGGATGCCTATGTAAAATAGTTTTGTTTTCATTTCGGGAAACCTCGGTTTCCTGTAAAGGAGAGCCATTTTTTAAATTAGTCGGGAAGAAGCACCAATTTGGTGCTTCTTTTTTTTATGGATTATGGAAATTATGAACACCTTTGGAGCCCGTTTAAAAGGATACTTTTTTCCACAGGGTTTTGTTAATAACTCCACTACTTCGACTATCCCTTACCCCTTAATTTTACTGGGTATTTCGTATATTTGTAGGATTTGAATTTTTGAAAAAAATCTAGCAAATATTTATGAGCGAAGAAACAAAATCACCCCAATATTCAGCTGATAGTATTCAGGCATTGGAGGGCATGGAACACGTTCGCATGCGACCTTCCATGTATATAGGCGATGTTGGGACAAGAGGGCTCCATCATTTGGTATATGAAGTCGTGGACAACTCCATTGACGAGGCCATGGGTGGTCATTGTGATACCATAAGTGTCACCATTAATGAGGACAATTCCATTACCGTACAGGACAATGGTCGTGGTATTCCCGTGGGACTGCATAAAAAGGAAGGGGTTTCGGCGCTTGAGGTCGTAATGACCAAAATTGGTGCAGGGGGAAAATTTGATAAGGACTCCTATAAGGTTTCCGGTGGTCTCCATGGTGTAGGGGTATCCTGTGTCAACGCCCTTTCGGAACATTTAAAAGCCACCGTCCACCGGGAAGGTAAGGTATGGGAGCAGGAATATGAGCGCGGAAAAACATTGTATCCCGTAAAAAGTGTGGGAGACAGTGATAAGAACGGGACTATAGTGACCTTTCATCCGGACAAGACCATTTTTACGCAAACCACGGAATATAATTATGACACCCTCGCCAATCGTATGCGGGAATTGGCCTATTTGAACAAAGGGGTCACCATTAACCTTACGGATAAAAGGAATACCGATGACAAGGGGGAATTTGTTTCCGAAACCTTTTACTCCGAAGAAGGACTAAAGGAATTCATCAAGTTTTTGGATGAGACCCGGGTACCATTGATCCAGAATGTCATAGCAATGGAAGGGGAGAAGAACGGAATTCCCGTTGAGGTGGCGATGATTTACAATACCGGTTTTTCAGAAAACCTTCATAGCTATGTCAATAACATCAATACCCATGAGGGAGGGACCCATCTTTCCGGGTTTAGAAGGGGATTGACCTCTACCCTAAAAAAGTATGCGGACAATTCCGGTCTCCTGGACAAGTTGAAATTTGAAATCTCGGGGGATGACTTCCGTGAAGGGCTAACGGCCATTGTTTCCGTAAAAGTTGCGGAGCCACAATTTGAGGGCCAAACGAAAACCAAACTTGGGAACCGAGAGGTGACCAGTGCCGTGAGTCAAGCCGTTTCAGAGATGTTGACGGATTATTTGGAAGAACACCCCGACGATGCCAAACAAATCGTTGAAAAGGTAAAGCTTGCCGCGCAAGCCCGCCATGCCGCGGCCAAGGCCCGCGAAATGGTCCAACGTAAAAATCCAATGGGCGGAGGTGGACTTCCCGGTAAACTGTCGGACTGCTCCGATCAAGACCCGGAAAACTGCGAATTGTTCCTTGTGGAGGGAGATTCCGCGGGAGGTACGGCGAAAATGGGTCGGGACAGGAATTTTCAGGCCATTCTTCCCTTGCGGGGAAAGATTTTGAACGTGGAAAAAGCCATGCAGCACAAGGTATTCGAGAACGAAGAAATTAAGAATATCTATACGGCACTTGGGGTAACCATCGGTACGGAGGAAGACAGTAAAGCACTGAACCTTGAGAAATTACGCTATCATAAGGTGGTGATCATGTGTGATGCAGATGTGGATGGGAGTCATATTGAGACCCTAATTTTGACCTTCTTCTTCCGTTATATGCGGGAATTGATAGAAGGAGGGCATGTCTACATAGCAACCCCTCCCCTGTATTTGGTCAAGAAAGGCAGCAAAAAACGCTATGCCTGGAACGATGCCGAACGCGATGAAATTGTGGAATCCATGAAGGGGGGTGCCGGTATTCAGCGTTATAAAGGTCTAGGTGAAATGAATGCGGAACAGCTCTGGGATACTACTATGAATCCGGAATTCAGGACATTAAGACAGGTAAGTATTGAAAATGCGACGGAATCCGATCGTATTTTCTCCATGTTAATGGGAGATGAAGTCCCTCCAAGACGGGAATTTATTGAAAAGAACGCAGTTTACGCCAACATAGATGCGTAGTTAATAAACGTTAACCAAGAATTCACAACAAAAACCCGGATGTCTCATCCGGGTTTTTTAGTTTAGTGGAAAGAAAAATTTTACAAAATGAAAAAGCTTGTACTATTGGTATTGACCATATCCTGCGTTTCTTTGGTAAAGGCACAAGATCTTAATGACCTGTTTATTTCCGGTGTGGAGGATGCGGAACGTTTTGCAAATTCCTATTTGGCCCCGGTTCAAGAAGCGGGTATCTATAGTATTTCCAATGGATGGTACAACACCGCAGATGCAAAACCTTTAGGCGGATTTGAAATCTCCATTATCGGTAACATCACTGGGTTTAACAATAAGAATGATAAAAAGGCATTTGTATTGGACCCTTCTGAATATGACAACCTGGATTTTGTGGACAATCCTGGACAGGCCAGGGAGGTTTCCACGGCCTTGGGTGATATAGAGAACGTTATTGTGTTTGTTGAGGACGAAACGGGCTTGGTAAGGGAAGAATTCGAATTGCCCTCCGGATTGGCCGCTGAAGACTTTAATTTTATACCGTCCGGATTTATCCAGGCCAGTGTTGGCTTGATAAAAGGGTTGGAGGTGAAGGCACGTTTCCTTCCCAAAATCAATTTTGATGACGATGCCGAAATTGGCTTGTTTGGTGCGGGAGTCCAGTATGAATTCACCAAACTTTTGCCAGCGGATAAAGTATTGCCCGTTGCCATTTCGGCGGTTATTGGTTACACCAACCTAAGTGGTGAGTACGATTTTACGGAGTCTTTGGACGTACAAGGGGAAAATCAAAGCATAGATGCCTCCATTAAGACGTGGAATTTTAGCGCCGTGGTTTCAACGCGTAAAATTCCCGTAATTAACTTTTACGGGGGTATCGGATACATCACCGGACAATCGGATATTGATCTTAACGGAACCTATGTGGTTACTTCCGGGCCCTTCCAACAAACTTATGAAGATCCCTTTTCGGTATCACAGGACGCCAGTGGCGTTGTGGCCAGTTTAGGCACCAAAATAAAATTGGGGTTCTTTAGGTTGAATGCCGAGTACAATATCTCCGAATTCAGCACTTTTACGGCTGGAATGAGCTTTGGGTTTAGATAAGGATAACAACTTAATCAATAAAAAAAGTCCCGGTACTGGTCTCAGTGTTGGGACTTTTTATTTCCATATAGCATTTCAATTAAATCATTTTCTGATGGCAAAGACCTCACCGCTCTCCAATTGGAGCATTTCGTTGTCCGAAGATTGTTTTAAGGATACTTTGACCGGGGGCAGATCCCCTTGGGAATACGAAATGGTATAGACGTCGTCCACAACCTCCCATCTAAAATCGGTTAGAAACACAACTTCACTTTCGGAATACTGGTGGTATCTCCCTAAGTATACGTCATTAAAAATCCACTCTTCGCTAATTGGGGAATCGGTATTTTTAGCGATATCATCATTCAAATCCGTTCGTACCCAGATACCCAAAACGGGATCATTGTTTTCTGGGATACGGCTACAATTGCAAACAGCAATGAAGCCAACCACGGCCAGCGTGTAGAAGAACCTCCTCATAAGTAGGTATGTCGTTAAGATTGGGATGTAGAGAACGGTATTTAAGAGGCCGATATTGTAAAAATTCGATGTATGGCACCTTTGGTTCGGAAAGTTCGATGAAACTCAATTTTTTTTAACAATTCCATGGAAAAGTGCTGTGCGGACCAACACCCAAAAGTTTGTCAAAATCTTAAAAACTATGACATATTTCATAAAATTATGGTTTTAAAAATCCCTATTTTTGACGGATTTCAGAACAAAAAAACATAAGAACTATGAAAGTCACAGTTGTAGGTGCTGGAGCAGTAGGAGCCAGCTGCGCGGAGTACATCGCGATAAAGGATTTTACTTCAGAAGTAGTGTTGTTGGACATTAAGGAAGGCTACGCCGAAGGAAAGGCCATGGACCTCATGCAGACCGCTTCTTTGAACGGTTTTGACACCAAAATTACAGGGACCACCAATGATTATTCCAAAACTGCCGGTAGCGACATTGCTGTGATTACTTCGGGAATTCCGAGAAAACCGGGAATGACCCGTGAAGAACTCATTGGAATAAATGCAGGAATTGTGAAAACGGTGGCCGAGAACTTGTTGAAACACTCTCCAAACACCATTATTATTGTGGTGAGCAACCCTATGGATACCATGACCTATTTGGTCCATAAAGCTACGGACCTGCCTAAAGAAAGGATTATTGGGATGGGCGGTGCTTTGGATAGTGCACGGTTTAAATACCGATTGGCCGAAGCCCTGGAAGCACCCATTTCCGATATTGACGGAATGGTTATCGGCGGACACAGTGATAAGGGCATGGTTCCCTTAATTGCACATGCAACGCGAAATAGCATCAAAGTATCCGAGTTCCTGGATGAAGAAAAAATGGATTGGGTGGTTCAGGAAACCAAGGTTGGTGGTGCCACTTTGACCAAATTACTGGGAACCAGTGCCTGGTATGCCCCAGGAGCAGCAGTTTCATCCCTGGTACAGGCCATTGCCTGTGACCAGAAAAAAATGTTCCCATGCTCTACCTATCTGGAAGGGGAATATGGGTTACAGGATATCTGTATAGGAGTACCCGTTATTTTGGGCAAAAATGGTATTGAAAAAGTGGTCGAGATTGAACTGTCCGATGCTGAAAAAGCCAAGCTGACTGAAAGTGCCCAGGGCGTAAGCAATACCAACGGGCTGTTGGAGGTGTAAAACCCAACGACTTCAAGATAAAATGTCATTTCGGCCGGAGTGGAAGATTACGTCTGGGATTCCCAGGCGTCCAATTCCCAATTACGGACTCCCCGAAATGACATTTTCTTTTTGGAAAACCCT
The sequence above is a segment of the Muricauda sp. SCSIO 64092 genome. Coding sequences within it:
- a CDS encoding DUF6588 family protein, which produces MKKLVLLVLTISCVSLVKAQDLNDLFISGVEDAERFANSYLAPVQEAGIYSISNGWYNTADAKPLGGFEISIIGNITGFNNKNDKKAFVLDPSEYDNLDFVDNPGQAREVSTALGDIENVIVFVEDETGLVREEFELPSGLAAEDFNFIPSGFIQASVGLIKGLEVKARFLPKINFDDDAEIGLFGAGVQYEFTKLLPADKVLPVAISAVIGYTNLSGEYDFTESLDVQGENQSIDASIKTWNFSAVVSTRKIPVINFYGGIGYITGQSDIDLNGTYVVTSGPFQQTYEDPFSVSQDASGVVASLGTKIKLGFFRLNAEYNISEFSTFTAGMSFGFR
- the mdh gene encoding malate dehydrogenase, whose translation is MKVTVVGAGAVGASCAEYIAIKDFTSEVVLLDIKEGYAEGKAMDLMQTASLNGFDTKITGTTNDYSKTAGSDIAVITSGIPRKPGMTREELIGINAGIVKTVAENLLKHSPNTIIIVVSNPMDTMTYLVHKATDLPKERIIGMGGALDSARFKYRLAEALEAPISDIDGMVIGGHSDKGMVPLIAHATRNSIKVSEFLDEEKMDWVVQETKVGGATLTKLLGTSAWYAPGAAVSSLVQAIACDQKKMFPCSTYLEGEYGLQDICIGVPVILGKNGIEKVVEIELSDAEKAKLTESAQGVSNTNGLLEV